Sequence from the Lampris incognitus isolate fLamInc1 chromosome 12, fLamInc1.hap2, whole genome shotgun sequence genome:
CAACCTTAAAGGGGAAATAGGGGGAGTATTGTCCTCAGTGGGAGATAAAGGCCtggttttctttttctaatttgggtaacgagggaaagtcctggctgtattgctcgtttacattttatttatttatttatctatctatctatctcttcaCGTGCACTATTGTAGTTGATGTCAATATACCAACTGTAGTGCTTAATAATGGGTTTTGCAAATCTCTCacactctctttttctccccagtgttTCTCCTTTCTGCGGGGCAATACAACCAATTCTTCGTCGTTTTGCAGTGTGGATGATGTTAAAACCTGTTTGTTGCTTTAAATACTTTGTTTGAACTTAATGAGACATTTTCTGAAACTGTTTTTCGTTTTGTGAGCTGGATTACAACAATAAAACCAATAAGCTTGAATATCAGCTATTGGACTGGAATGTAAACTAAATgaatgtgcttttgaaaatctctctcgctctctctctctctctctctctcgctctctctctctctctgtacatatatatatatatatatcacacaccTTTTATGACCATATACTAACAACATCCCTCTTTCACCAGAGGAAGCAGGGCTTTATAAGGttttatgacccccccccccatttcagcaTCAGTGACAATGCCTCACTTTACTTTTGTCACCATCTGCTAATGGCTTTTTCATCTTGAAGCTATTTGTTGAATTGCATACCAAACTTAAACCACTTACACAAAAACAGTTGGATTTCCCAGTCAATTTGAAAGAGTGGGTGGGATAATCCCACTTGTTTACTTAGAAAAGGTCACCGAAATCCCATCCTTTTCATTCAGTATTCCCCATAACAGCTGCGTGACGGGGCTATTACAAAGTTAGAGGGTAAAGTCATGATCATAACCCATGTGGTGAATGCTATTATCAAGGGTGCCTTCCAACAAAATGAGCATATTGattttcattcgttcattcattcattcatccattcatccattcatcttcAGTCGCTTCTCCGTGGTCCggacgcggtggcagcaagctaagtagggcactccagacgtcccctctcaccagcaacgccttccagctcctcctgggggaccataaggcgttcccaggtcagattggacatgtagtccctccagcgagttctaggtctaccccgggttctccttccagttggccgtgcctagtaaacctccaaagacagacgcccaggaggcatcctaatcatacGCCTGAaccgcctcaactggctccttttgacgtgaaggagcagcggctctaatccgagctccctccggatgtccgagctcctcacccaatctctaaggcttagcccagacacccgacggaggaaactaatttcttgtttctgcgatctcaccctttcggtcactacccaaagctcatgaccataggtgagggttggaacgaagattgacaggtaaattgagagctttgccttccagctcagctccctcttcaccacagcggtccggtacaatgtccgcattactgctgatgctgcaccaatccgtctgtcccCCTccaaccctcactcgtgaacaagaccccgagatactagaactccttcacttgaggcaacaactaatccccaacccggagggagcaatccatcgttttccagtagagaaccatggcctcagacttggaggtgctgactctcatcccgccatttcacactcagctgcaaaccgccccaatgCGCGCTGGAggccgcgttctgatgaagccaacaaaaccacatcatctgcgaagagcagagattcaattctgaggttcccaaaatgaacacactcctcCCCTtgactgcgccttgagatcctgtccatgaatatcacaaacggaatcggagacaaggggcaaccttggcggagtgcgacacccactgaaaacatgtttgactttgtgcccagaatgtggacacagctctcactttggttatacaaggaccggatggcttgtagcaactgcaccGGTACCCTATACTCCCGCAgtaacccccacagagtgccctggggtacatggggcatattgattttttatttttatttgtttttctacGGGTGGGCCTATGAGAACCAGGTCAAAAGGACCTGGTAGGATTTGTGAAATGCACTACCTCCTCAACACTACAGGACCACAATCAACAGCTTAGATAGACTGTTGAGGAAAACAGGACTTCCTGCTTGCCCCAAATCTCCGGCAAATCTGCCTGGCTACTACAGATAGAAAGCTCTGAGTAAACTGACCAAGCCCGGGATAGTAGAGAGATTAACACAGCCTTTGACACATCACTCTCACCCCCTTACTGCCTTCGCCAAACTCTCTGGGATCAAGTTACACACCTGTCGCTTTTGCAGAGCAATGGTGATACCTGTCACTCAGGTGGACGGATTCAGGTGAATATCCTGTCTGGTATTCATTTTCTTGTACTGGGAACCTGAGGAGCAGAGGAGACAGCACAATGGCAGAGGAAGTTGGAGGCACCTTTTTAAAAGGGGTTTGAACACATATGGTGTGCGACTGCATTATTGGATGGATATTTCATTGCATATAACAAAATTGCATTCATCCATGCCACATTCCATagatgtgtacatacacacacacacaaacacaaacaaacaagcacatATGCTTTTATATACTCCTCTCTGCCCATTGGTACATGTGTGAtgagcccctccccccccaaaaaaaaccaaaaaaacacaaataaacaatacaaaacaaagcaaaataaaCTAAATTTAATTTAACTTAACTAAACTACACAAAATTAATCTAAACTAAACTCAATTTAACTAAACTAAACTTGATTTAACTAAACCAAATCAAActcaactaaactaaactaaacgaaaataaactaaactaaattaaactTAACTACACTAAATTAAACTAATCTAATCTAAACTAAACcaagctaaactaaactaaactgaactgaactgaactaaacttAATTTTActtaactaaacaaaaaaaaaacacccttctGAGGATGATTTTTCTGCTTAGGGCTACACTGCTATGCTTACACCTTAAAGTCTATTTGTGTTTTCACAAAATCCCACTGCTTTGTGTACAAGGACTAGTTTCACAAAAAGGAGTTATAGAGAGTGTTCATTTGACTGTACTGCTGTCATGTCATTTCTAAGTGAAATGAGAATGGCTCACAAAAATATCAGTGATctgacaaataaatacataaacacacaactgtacacacacacacacacaactgtacacacacacacacacacacacacacacacacacacacaaagacaaacatacAGAAATAAATACAAGACCTAGTATATGGTAAGTTATTGTACCAACAAATGCAcatgtaccacacacacacacacacacacacacacacacacacacacacacacacacacacacacacacacacacacacacacacacacacacacacacacacacacacacacacacacacacacacacagagtttaatCTGTTTAATTGAACCTGACTTTGAATAACTAAGCAAATGAGGAAATTCACAAGGGGCACTTGATCCCTCCTCAGCTAATGGATTGAGGATTCCTATCCCATTGGGGCATTTGAGCAAACAAGACACAGTTATCATTGGATTGATGAGTTGCCTTTTCTGTCTGCATCAGATTTCACTACTAAAGAGCGGTTGAACTCCTGATACACCGTTGGTAGTTGGCCAGATGCTCAGTTTGCAGAGACGGGCAGAGCTTCAGCTTTCTCTGGTTTCACTATCAGTGTTGTTAGATCTATAGTTCGGATACGTGAGATCAGAGATAAATGCAGAAGCCGATAAGAGAAGAGGTATACTGCCCACCAAAATACCTAACCACCGTTTCTGTCATTTATTTTCTGAACTATGGCATATCACACCCACCATGTAATGCAACGCAATACGATTTAAAGAAGGTAGAACTCAAGAGGCTGGGTTACATTTGAATTTAGCTGACAAATTTATTAAAGACCTGCATCACTTAACcatgaatcatcatcatcattatcagagGGAATAAATAAGACATAAAACATCTtgcacataaacaaacacatcaGATCCCAGGTGCTACAGCAATGCCTCCCTGGAGTAGTTTTGAGTTGGACAAAATGAACGAGATACATCGTTTAACACACAAATGCATAGAAGTGACTGGACACCTAGGTACCGGTTAAGAGACAACATCTACATTTTTGTCTATATCCCTGTTCATAAATATACAAAGTCCTCATATTCGGGTTATCACTCATATCTGAGGAAGGGCGAGTATAAAAATAAAGTCTCCACAATGATaaaccattttattttattattatatatatatatgcatatatatatatatatgcatatatatgtatatgtatatgtatgtatgtgtgtatgtatgtatgtatgtacgtacatacacacacacacatatatatatatatacgtgtatatacgtgtgtgtatatatgtatatatatacatacatacatacatacatacatatatatatacacatacatatatacatatatacatacatacatacatatatatacatatatacatatatagacatTTGGCAACAACCAGACACATACTCCACACTTTGATccaatatttgcatatgaaaacatTGAAAGCAAAGAGCTGTGTGAAGGGATGACAAATGGGAGATGGGGAGTCTTTCGAAATCCGACTGGTGGAAGTCTGAATTCTCTAAGTCACTGTGGTCTCAACGTAGTCCTGAAACAGCTACGTCTGAAAACTGAACATCTGGGAGGCGGTTGTAGTTGGATCTGTCAGCAGCAGAACCATCCAGAACAGGTTTACGGACAAGTCTCACTGGCGGGCGACTCTCCGTAGACCACATGCTTCTCTCTAGTGAAGGAAATGCATCAATGTTCTCTTCTTTCAGCCACTTGTCCTTCCAACCTTTCCACAAATATAAAATGAACCTGATAATCAGATACAACAGGGAAATGCAAGGAGAGCAATACAGCAATCGTCCAACCTATTCTTTTACACACTCGCTTCCCAGATTgcctatttatttttttccttttttcctaaGACCCAACAGAAGACACAAAAGGAAACAGCTCCAATTTCCTGTAGTTGACCGATCAAAACTGCCCATGGTCTACATCATCCAACCAGGAAGCAGGACTAGCTGGGAAGTCTGGGTAGCCCCCACTGCTCCCAGTGGAGAGGTCCGAGCTGGGGCCATTGGCTCCCCCCATGGAGACTCTCATGGCAGGAGTAATCCCAGGACCACTGCCCTGCGTCATGATGGAGAGGCCAGAATCAGGGTAGACCAGGCTGGAAATGAGAGGCTGGTGCCGTGGCAGCGCCTGCAGAGATCCCGGGGACTGAGGAAGGCCATAGGGGCTGTTGGAGCGGATGTCATGAAACTGGTCTTGAGAGGAGAGGACGCTGTGCTCCAGTGGGAAGGGGCCATGGCTGTTTGACCCCTGGCGGCCCCCAATAGCTGGAGAGGACTCATTAAGCCCACTATAGAGGCCATTGGTGTGGCCAAGCTCTGACACAGGTGGTTCAtctgcacagagacagagagaaaaacaggATTTGTCATGTTGGGTTGCAATATATCTGAATATGCACTTCTCACCCGGACAAAGTTTCTGTTTAGATactgaagaaaaagaaaaggggaaaaaattaaGAAAAACGGATGTCCTGGTCTGACGTAGGTCCTTTAAGTCCAGATCTTTGGTAATTAAAGTGAACACTTGGTTGGCAGTACAAAAATGACAGCATATATTTTCTGCATTATTATGTCTGTGATTATTGATTGATATATTTTAAACATTGGGTTTTATTGTCATATTGACATGTTAGCACCCTGCCTTACATCTTAGATAGCAGTTTGACTAAACTGGCTCATTGGGGAATCCAATAGTTTAATAGTATGCCCATCTAAATGCCTGTCTCGGTGGGAAATGCAGTGCTTCCTGCCTGGGCCATGTCTAGTCTGAGTGAGACATGTGTTAAACTGGTCATTTAGTACTGATTGGGGTTTTGCAGGTACCTACCTGTAAAAGAGACCTCAGCATCACTGTCCATGCCCTCCTCCTGGATGCTGTCCTTGTCTGATTTGGAGCCGCCTCGTGACCTCTTCATGTTTCTAAAGTACTGTCCCCACCGTTGTCTTCCAGCGTCTTTCTTTAGCCTCTTCTCTTTAGCACGCCTGTTCTGAAACCACACCTACACAGCAaatgaaaagaaaggaaaagaaagacttttttttcaTTGCATACACTGCCTTAATGAAACTACTTTGGACCAGATTATATATTTAAGTTGAATATTTTTGCCACATTATTTTTTGTGTATTAATTACCTAAAATGATAACAAGCAGAAAACAACATAATACTGAAAGAGGTTaaaattattttgtttttgttttgttttgttttgttttgttttgttttattttgttttgatgaGCAAACTTCAGTCTCTTCTTGTAGGCCCAGTTGTCAACAGCTGTATAGGGCTTTCACGTGCCCCAATGGGAAATTAAGAAAAGAATCATTGTATATAGTGGTCTTTCCTAAATTCATGTGTCGAGTagcatacagtgctgcttgaaagtatgtgaaccccttgagcagtttagatttttctgttgttttaccatgactttcttattctatcatcaccagtttttatgtatgaaatgtcagatatatgtttatcagttgcaggtacttgtttagtgggacttgtttaagtagcccaaaaactacatgaaacatggaattagggtatgtgcaaaagtaagtgaacccccagctgcattggttaagtcaagcaggtaacagactcgggtgaaacacatttgggtgcttaattaatcatttaagcagaccaatgaaatgagacatccttgggaaagggtttggcctgcactaattaaaagagagaggaaaccaaccaaaccactgtggtcccatacaaatcaacaatgccaagagcaaaggagatatccgaggacatgaagaagagggtagtgatagcccatcagtctggggagggatataagaccatctccaagagattccagctccatccatccactgtaagacaaataatttacaaatggacggccgtcaacatgacagcaactctgcctagaagtggacgcccattaaaactatcacccagaagcaccagaaaaataataaatcaggtaaaggccaacccacacatcacctctagagagttgcagacctctctgatagtatctgggacaaatgtgcatgcgtctacaatcagacgaaaattgaatagccattacattcatgggagggttgctagaaggaagcctctgctctcaaaaaagaacaaagctgcccgtttcaactttgccagagagcacttggacaaaccagagaccttctggaagtccattctctggacagacgagtccaaaatagaaatatttggtcacaatcaaaaccaacatgtttggagaaaagccaacactgcatatgaagaaaagaacctcctcccaacagtgaagcatggtggtggaaatgtgaaggtctggggctgcttttctgcttctggacctggacgagtCCATATTATCccaggaaccatgaattctccggcatatcaacaaattcttgaccagaatctcctgccatcagtcagggagttgaagctgggatgaaaatggattatgcaacaagacaatgacccaaagcattccagcaaaactacaaaggaatggcttcagagaaagaggattcgtactctggattggcccagtcaaagtccggaccttaatccaattgaaatgttgtggtgagacctgaagaagttggcacataccagatgtccctccaacctctctcaactggctgagttctg
This genomic interval carries:
- the lhx3 gene encoding LIM/homeobox protein Lhx3 isoform X2, whose translation is MLLEHPGSSCQNPGNFSRYNPSQGKKSSIPVCAGCNQHIVDRFILKVLDRHWHSKCLKCNDCQAPLADKCFSRGDSVYCKEDFFKRFGTKCAACQQGIPPTQVVRRAQDFVYHLHCFACIVCKRQLATGDEYYLMEDSRLVCKADYETAKQREADSTAKRPRTTITAKQLETLKNAYNNSPKPARHVREQLSSETGLDMRVVQVWFQNRRAKEKRLKKDAGRQRWGQYFRNMKRSRGGSKSDKDSIQEEGMDSDAEVSFTDEPPVSELGHTNGLYSGLNESSPAIGGRQGSNSHGPFPLEHSVLSSQDQFHDIRSNSPYGLPQSPGSLQALPRHQPLISSLVYPDSGLSIMTQGSGPGITPAMRVSMGGANGPSSDLSTGSSGGYPDFPASPASWLDDVDHGQF
- the lhx3 gene encoding LIM/homeobox protein Lhx3 isoform X3, yielding MLLEHPGSSCQNPGNFSRYNPSQEIPVCAGCNQHIVDRFILKVLDRHWHSKCLKCNDCQAPLADKCFSRGDSVYCKEDFFKRFGTKCAACQQGIPPTQVVRRAQDFVYHLHCFACIVCKRQLATGDEYYLMEDSRLVCKADYETAKQREADSTAKRPRTTITAKQLETLKNAYNNSPKPARHVREQLSSETGLDMRVVQVWFQNRRAKEKRLKKDAGRQRWGQYFRNMKRSRGGSKSDKDSIQEEGMDSDAEVSFTDEPPVSELGHTNGLYSGLNESSPAIGGRQGSNSHGPFPLEHSVLSSQDQFHDIRSNSPYGLPQSPGSLQALPRHQPLISSLVYPDSGLSIMTQGSGPGITPAMRVSMGGANGPSSDLSTGSSGGYPDFPASPASWLDDVDHGQF